In a single window of the Caloenas nicobarica isolate bCalNic1 chromosome 8, bCalNic1.hap1, whole genome shotgun sequence genome:
- the LOC135991697 gene encoding G-protein coupled receptor 35-like: MPRHSWSGGTFTLSKDRTVPLNALKMNFSSCSITAHESFPLVQLCIYIPVLLLGILLNVLALWVFCCKLGKWTETRVYMVNLAVADCLLLFTLPFKTLSHFHQLKVGRWCLALEGGYFTNRLMSIGIITVVAADRYLAIKYPLKAKVLRSPLKAAFASGFLWIVIISVISLIKKLEDREQDELCFEKSSVKPSVITLCAIIVGFFIPLIIVCYCSIQVIAELMRKKNENYHKEKFIRKAVYIVSANMAVFIICFLPLYLGHLLRFIMDSTSSDCSAIQSINNFVHLASVLANTNCCLDAICYYFVNKEFKEASPKLAKSKSEATEEAEIQLPCITH, translated from the exons ATGCCGCGCCACAGCTGGTCTGGAGGAACATTCACTCTCTCCAAGGACA GAACTGTGCCTCTTAATGCCCTCAAAATgaacttcagcagctgcagcatcacAGCCCATGAAAGCTTTCCGCTTGTCCAGCTGTGTATTTACATCCCGGTTTTGCTTTTGGGCATTTTGCTGAACGTGTTGGCGCTGTGGGTGTTCTGCTGCAAACTCGGCAAATGGACAGAAACTAGAGTATATATGGTCAACTTGGCCGTGGCTGACTGCTTGCTGCTCTTTACTTTGCCTTTTAAAACTTTATCCCATTTCCATCAGCTGAAGGTAGGTAGATGGTGCCTTGCACTGGAAGGTGGCTATTTCACAAACCGCTTAATGAGCATTGGGATCATCACTGTTGTAGCAGCTGATAGGTATCTTGCAATCAAGTACCCTTTGAAAGCCAAGGTGCTGCGGTCGCCGCTGAAGGCAGCTTTTGCCTCTGGATTTCTTTGGATAGTCATCATCTCTGTGATATCCCTCATTAAAAAGTTAGAGGACCGAGAACAAGATGaactttgctttgaaaaatcttCCGTTAAGCCCTCAGTGATCACACTGTGTGCTATTATTGTCGGGTTTTTCATACCACTGATCATTGTGTGTTATTGCTCCATACAAGTCATTGCAGAActcatgagaaagaaaaatgaaaactaccACAAGGAAAAGTTTATCAGGAAGGCTGTCTACATTGTGTCTGCAAACATGGCTGTGTTCATCATATGCTTTTTGCCTCTTTACCTCGGGCATCTCCTTCGCTTCATAATGGACTCCACCAGCTCTGACTGCTCTGCAATACAGAGCATTAACAATTTTGTTCACCTCGCCTCGGTCCTTGCAAACACAAACTGCTGCCTGGATGCTATTTGCTACTACTTTGTCAACAAGGAATTTAAGGAAGCATCTCCCAAGCTAGCTAAGTCCAAATCTGAAGCCACTGAAGAAGCTGAAATTCAGCTCCCATGCATAACACATTAG